In a single window of the Trichoderma breve strain T069 chromosome 6, whole genome shotgun sequence genome:
- a CDS encoding mpv17 / PMP22 family domain-containing protein — MTWELNRRRFVRAVNSKFIYGRLPLLHTIILLIEMALVARLTARFNSYYNERPLLTMMVTNSILGGIADTVAQTITSVRERALRKSGGVTKDDTFAVEIHELDEKNPFYDRELIPDSKSLPPPFDFERLTRFMAYGFCMAPVQFRWFKLLERLFPITKGSAFVPAMKRVAFDQLIFAPFGVGVFFTAMTIAEGGGRRAVTHKLRDMYIPTLKANYVVWPAVQVINFRLMPVQFQLPFVSTVGIAWTAYLSLTNASD; from the exons ATGACCTGGGAACTCAACCGCCGACGGTTTGTCCGTGCCGTCAACAGCAAATTCATCTATGGACGTTTG CCTCTACTCCACACTATTATCCTCCTCATCGAAATGGCCCTCGTTGCCCGGCTGACGGCGCGATTCAATTCGTACTACAATGAACGACCAC TCTTGACCATGATGGTCACCAATTCGATCCTTGGTGGCATCGCCGATACCGTCGCGCAAACCATCACCTCTGTGCGTGAGCGAGCGCTTAGAAAGTCAGGCGGAGTCACCAAGGACGATACGTTCGCCGTTGAAATCCACGAGCTGGACGAAAAGAATCCCTTCTACGACCGTGAACTTATTCCCGATTCCAAGAGTCTGCCTCCGCCATTCGACTTTGAACGACTTACGCGGTTCATGGCTTATGGTTTTTGCATGGCTCCTGTGCAGTTTAGATGGTTCAAGCTGCTTGAAAGGCTCTTTCCCATCACCAAGGGCAGCGCATTTGTGCCGGCCATGAAGCGAGTCGCCTTTGATCAGCTCATCTTTGCGCCATTCGGTGTGggcgtcttcttcacggCCATGACCATTGCTGAGGGAGGCGGCCGCCGTGCGGTTACCCATAAGCTGCGGGATATGTACATCCCTACGCTCAAGGCCAATTACGTCGTGTGGCCTGCGGTGCAGGTTATCAACTTCCGCTTGATGCCGGTGCAATTCCAACTG CCGTTTGTGTCGACTGTTGGTATTGCGTGGACCGCCTATCTCTCCTTGACCAATGCATCCGATTGA
- a CDS encoding mitochondrial ribosomal subunit protein domain-containing protein: MASASSAGRLCILACRQALRVPRMPRTQPIAWHAPTLSRAFATTPRRLADEKAGQEGEDGDGDAYKTLDLKLMNKAFLESVTPESLRQLDELAKNNGYTSVDEYLEATLRETPGWASEDRALEEDLFRDDAGEKPNKSSFWFDEEDPETNTEEHDEFDEDDITSMAHGKLDEIRDMRHYARLAIWEMPLLAKFAKPFVPPTEKQVLRWRYTTYMGESHPAEKKVVVQFAPDDLKLTPVQTEKLKKLAGPRYNPETELVKMSCESFEHQAQNKQYLVNLVNDLITAAKDPKDTFADIPLDLRHHKIEPKPRFPKEWRLTEERKKELAEYRQKAAIADAKKAEEGLLVEGQKLIDNFLMQKLAEEQEKERVAELAAAVPRMGKASGGAARLRR, translated from the exons ATGGCTTCAGCATCGAGCGCCGGAAGGCTGTGCATCTTGGCCTGCCGGCAGGCTCTTCGAGTGCCTCGGATGCCTCGAACACAGCCAATTGCCTGGCACGCTCCGACATTAAGCCGAGCATTTGCGACAACTCCACGACGCTTGGCAGACGAAAAGGCCggtcaagaaggagaggatggcgatggtgatgcgTATAAGACGCTGGATCTGAAGTTGATGAACAAGGCTTTCCTGGAGAGCGTCACCCCTGAGAGCTTGAGGCAGCTGGACGAGCTTGCCAAGAACAACGGCTACACGAGCGTGGACGAGTACCTTGAGGCAACACTGCGGGAGACTCCGGGCTGGGCTTCAGAGGACAGAGCGCTGGAAGAGGATCTTTTCAGAGACGATGCTGGCGAGAAGCCGAACAAGTCATCTTTCTGgtttgacgaagaggacCCCGAGACCAACACCGAGGAGCACGATGAGtttgacgaggacgacatTACGTCCATGGCACACGGCAAGCTTGACGAGATACGAGATATGAGACATTATGCTCGATTGGCAATCTGGGAGATGCCTCTTCTTGCCA AATTCGCCAAGCCATTCGTTCCCCCTACAGAGAAGCAGGTGCTTAGATGGAGGTACACGACATACATGGGAGAATCTCACCCCGCCGAGAAGAAAGTGGTGGTGCAGTTTGCCCCCGACGACCTGAAACTCACGCCCGTCCAGACcgagaagctgaagaagcttgcTGGCCCACGATACAACCCAGAGACGGAACTCGTCAAGATGAGCTGCGAGAGCTTTGAACACCAGGCGCAGAACAAGCAGTACCTGGTCAACCTGGTCAATGACCTGATTACGGCGGCCAAGGACCCCAAGGACACTTTTGCGGACATACCCCTCGACTTGCGGCATCACAAGATCGAGCCAAAGCCTCGGTTCCCCAAAGAGTGGCGGCTTacggaggagaggaagaaggagctggCTGAGTACCGCCAGAAGGCGGCGATTGCCGAcgccaagaaggccgaggagggACTGTTGGTGGAGGGACAGAAGCTGATTGACAACTTCTTGATGCAGAAGTTGgcagaagagcaagagaaggagagggtTGCGGAGCTGGCGGCAGCAGTACCAAGGATGGGCAAGGCATCTGGAGGAGCAGCTAGATTGAGGAGGTAA
- a CDS encoding WSC domain-containing protein — MLVSSSQRFLVLAFVVRLCGAGPTPQLQWDPDTISSCMEWFDNAGEDTCEYIRDMFKISPEDFHTWNPSVGLDCKPWNFQSYCILTKERWASFTSTKSVSMSKTTSPSTSTSVSTHVPSPTAWEALGCYTDDVPDLPVLEYKYSKDGGDPALKISSCQSTCWAASRKRDVLYAGVKEGNQCWCGSFVGGETSRNQTDCNLPCSGDKTQICGGKGYINVFAPITTSQPSFPTITSPSTTATTAKSSSTFTSTTSTATSTLGAVVNTATPDSGAIRFRPMFQVFN, encoded by the coding sequence ATGCTGGTCTCATCTTCTCAGCGCTTCCTGGTCCTGGCCTTCGTTGTTCGTCTCTGCGGAGCCGGTCCAACGCCTCAGCTGCAATGGGATCCAGACACAATCTCCAGCTGTATGGAATGGTTCGACAATGCCGGCGAAGACACTTGTGAATATATCAGGGACATGTTCAAAATCAGCCCAGAGGACTTCCACACATGGAATCCATCTGTCGGCTTAGACTGCAAGCCTTGGAATTTTCAGTCATATTGTATCCTGACCAAGGAGAGATGGGCCTCTTTTACAAGCACCAAAAGTGTTTCCATGTCAAAAACTACCTCCCCCTCCACCTCCACGAGTGTGTCTACTCACGTTCCTTCTCCGACGGCTTGGGAAGCTCTGGGCTGCTACACTGATGATGTCCCAGATTTGCCAGTCCTAGAGTATAAATACTCCAAGGATGGTGGCGATCCGGCTCTCAAAATCTCAAGCTGCCAGTCGACATGCTGGGCCGCCTCTCGCAAACGCGACGTCCTCTATGCTGGTGTCAAGGAAGGCAACCAATGCTGGTGCGGTAGCTTCGTCGGAGGAGAGACGTCTCGAAATCAGACTGATTGCAACCTCCCATGCAGCGGTGACAAGACGCAGATCTGTGGCGGCAAGGGATACATTAATGTCTTCGCTCCTATAACCACTAGCCAGCCCAGCTTTCCTACCATAACGAGTCCCAGTACCACAGCTACAACGGCGAAGAGTTCTTCTACTTTTACGAGTACAACGTCAACTGCTACAAGCACTCTGGGGGCCGTTGTCAACACAGCCACTCCTGACTCTGGAGCTATTAGATTTCGTCCCATGTTTCAAGTATTTAATTAG
- a CDS encoding DSS1/SEM1 family domain-containing protein, whose translation MASTTTEPKVAEPEQSTSNEQQKPEQKHLALGEDDEFEDFPIDDWPADQTEAAQRNGETKHLWEESWDDDDTSDDFSNQLKEELKKVEAAKRR comes from the exons ATGGCATCAACCACCACAGAGCCCAAGGTCGCCGAGCCTGAACAGTCCACCTCAaacgagcagcagaagcccgAACAGAAGCACCTTGCCCTaggcgaggacgacgaaTTCGAAGACTTTCCCATCGACG ACTGGCCCGCCGACCAAACCGAAGCCGCCCAGCGCAACGGCGAAACCAAGCACCTGTGGGAGGAGAGCtgggacgacgacgacacaAGCGATGACTTTTCGAATCAGCTCAA ggaagagctgaaaaagGTTGAGGCGGCCAAGCGGAGGTGA
- a CDS encoding phosphoglycerate kinase domain-containing protein, which produces MSLSSKLSITDVDVKGKRVLIRVDFNVPLDENKKITNNQRIVGAIPTIKHALDNGAKSVILMSHLGRPNGAVNAKYSLQPVVPELERLLGKSVTFAPDCVGPEVEAIVNGADNGAVILLENLRFHIEEEGSAKDKEGNKTKADKAKVEEFRKGLTALGDIYVNDAFGTAHRAHSSMVGVDLPQKAAGFLMKKELDYFAKALESPQRPFLAILGGAKVSDKIQLIDNLLDKVNTLVICGGMAFTFKKVLNNVPIGTSLFDEAGAKTVPQLVEKAKSKNVKLVLPVDYITADKFDKDANTGTATDESGIPDGWMGLDCGEESIKLYKEAIAEAKTILWNGPAGVFEFEKFAKGTKATLDAAVEGCKNGKIVIIGGGDTATVAAKYGVEDQLSHVSTGGGASLELLEGKELPGVTALSSK; this is translated from the exons ATGTCTCTCTCCAGCAAGCTGTCCATCACTGACGTCGACGTCAAGGGCAAGAGGGTCCTGATCCGG GTTGACTTCAACGTCCCCCTCGACGAGAACAAGAAGATCACCAACAACCAGCGCATTGTCGGTGCCATTCCCACCATCAAGCACGCTCTCGACAATGGCGCCAAGTCCGTCATCCTGATGTCCCACCTTGGACGCCCCAATGGTGCCGTCAACGCCAAGTACTCCCTGCAGCCCGTTGTTCCCGAGCTCGAGCGCCTCCTGGGCAAGTCCGTCACCTTTGCCCCTGACTGCGTCGGCCCCGAGgtcgaggccatcgtcaACGGTGCCGACAACGGAGCCGTCATCCTGCTGGAGAACCTCCGATTCCacattgaggaggagggcagcgccaaggacaaggagggcaacaagaccaaggctgacaaggccaaggttgaGGAGTTCCGCAAGGGCCTGACCGCTCTGGGTGACATCTACGTCA ACGATGCTTTCGGCACTGCCCACCGTGCTCACTCTTCCATGGTTGGCGTTGACCTGCCCCAGAAGGCTGCCGGTTTCCTCATGAAGAAGGAACTCGACTACTTTGCCAAGGCTCTCGAGTCCCCCCAGCGACCTttcctcgccatcctcggtGGTGCCAAGGTCTCTGACAAGATCCAGCTCATCGACAACCTCCTTGACAAGGTCAACACCCTCGTCATCTGCGGTGGCATGGCCTTCACCTTCAAGAAGGTCCTCAACAACGTCCCCATTGGCACTTCCCTCTTCGACGAGGCTGGCGCCAAGACCGTTCCCCAGCTGGTCGAGAaggccaagagcaagaaCGTCAAGCTGGTCCTGCCCGTCGACTACATCACTGCCGACAAGTTCGACAAGGATGCCAACACTGGCACCGCCACTGACGAGTCTGGTATCCCCGACGGCTGGATGGGTCTCGACTGCGGCGAGGAGTCCATCAAGCTGTACAAGgaggccatcgccgaggccaagaccaTTCTGTGGAACGGCCCTGCTGGTGTCTTTGAGTTTGAGAAGTTCGCCAAGGGTACCAAGGCTACTCtcgatgctgctgtcgaGGGCTGCAAGAACGGCAAGATTGTCATCATCGGTGGTGGTGATACCGCCACTGTTGCTGCCAAGTACGGCGTTGAGGACCAGCTGAGCCACGTCTCCACCGGTGGTGGTGCCagcttggagctgttggagggCAAGGAGCTCCCTGGTGTTACTGCTCTGTCTAGTAAGTAA
- a CDS encoding acyl transferase domain-containing protein: MAVLAAGNPNEAEAITRTFGKSRDEIETRVIFDSVNTKSLGHTGPVSGIAALIKAVFVLKHTVIPPSLNFEIVSPNLRVPTVAMAWPQDRPLRVSVGNFDDGRTNGHIILDLPLTNRDPSVSIDSVSHINGHSNDTGNTSNRSLVYLLSAKDSTTCTTMMRRFAHHIVKSRSKPEDLAYTLAERRSRHSWVAAVRAGKIDELAACLLSPTQKPSNTPPELPELGFVFNGPYAQWHAMGRELIEAYPMFGQRIREADDILKEYGALWSLKEELMRDKITTRVAEIQLSQPISVAIQFCLADLLESWGILPTAVTSHSSGEIAAAYAVKILSFKEALGVAYFRGELCFQKQKLHSLRGGMLVAAVSSAVAEKYITSTNTSGGHVVVACINSPFHVTYSGDSDFLDEVANNLKNDDIVVGKLKAPMAYHSHHMRHVEREYIEKLRPILGAVTREQSGCDTTVISPVTGEQVSPSVLMRPEHWARNMTSPVLFSQAFNNMVGNIDIVVGIGAHSILATPIRQILRDRNIERLYTSYLSRMVDAVDTMQDMVLLKGGNSHTN, encoded by the exons ATGGCTGTATTGGCTGCTGGTAACCCCAATGAGGCTGAAGCTATCACAAGAACTTTTGGCAAGAGCCGTGACGAAATAGAGACCCGTGTCATTTTCGACTCTGTGAATACAAAAAGCCTTGGCCACACCGGGCCTGTGAGCGGCATCGCTGCTCTCATCAAGGCAGTCTTTGTCCTCAAGCATACGGTCATCCCTCCTAGTCTCAACTTCGAAATTGTGAGCCCAAATTTAAGAGTGCCAACAGTTGCAATGGCTTGGCCCCAAGATAGGCCGCTGCGTGTCTCGGTCGGCAATTTTGATGACGGCAGAACCAATGGTCATATCATTCTAGATCTACCTTTAACCAACAGGGATCCAAGTGTCAGCATTGATTCCGTGAGCCACATCAACGGCCACTCGAACGATACCGGAAACACGAGCAATCGATCACTCGTATATTTGCTGAGCGCCAAAGACTCCACGACATGCACCACCATGATGCGTCGATTTGCTCATCATATTGTCAAGTCGCGGTCAAAGCCTGAAGACCTGGCCTATACTCTGGCGGAGAGACGGTCAAGACATTCCTGGGTAGCCGCGGTTCGCGCCGGGAAAATCGATGAATTAGCCGCTTGCCTGCTCAGCCCGACGCAAAAGCCATCCAACACTCCTCCTGAGTTGCCGGAGCTCGGGTTTGTTTTCAACGGACCATATGCACAGTGGCACGCTATGGGTCGGGAGCTCATTGAGGCGTATCCAATGTTTGGCCAGCGTATTCGGGAGGCAGATGACATCTTGAAAGAATATGGAGCCTTGTGGTCATTGAAAG AGGAACTTATGCGAGATAAGATCACGACCCGCGTGGCCGAGATCCAACTCAGTCAACCTATCAGCGTTGCGATACAGTTCTGTCTTGCTGACCTTCTAGAGTCTTGGGGCATTTTACCTACTGCTGTGACTAGTCACTCCAGCGGCGAGATCGCGGCAGCATATGCGGTCAAGATCCTATCCTTCAAGGAGGCTCTTGGCGTCGCTTATTTCCGCGGCGAGCTGTGTttccaaaagcaaaagctaCACTCTCTCCGGGGCGGTATGCTTGTAGCTGCGGTAAGCTCAGCAGTTGCTGAGAAGTATatcacaagcacaaacaCATCAGGTGGGCATGTGGTCGTAGCCTGCATCAACAGCCCATTCCACGTTACGTATTCTGGTGATTCGGATTTCCTCGACGAGGTTGCTAATAATTTGAAGAACGACGACATAGTCGTTGGAAAGCTCAAGGCCCCGATGGCATACCACTCTCATCACATGAGGCATGTGGAAAGGGAGTACATCGAAAAGTTGCGGCCTATCCTTGGGGCTGTAACGAGAGAGCAATCGGGATGTGATACTACAGTAATATCACCAGTTACTGGGGAGCAAGTTAGTCCTTCGGTTCTCATGAGACCTGAGCATTGGGCTCGTAATATGACTAGCCCAGTCCTTTTCAGCCAGGCATTCAACAATATGGTTGGCAACATTGATATAGTTGTGGGGATCGGAGCTCACAGCATTCTCGCAACCCCAATAAGGCAGATTCTAAGGGACAGAAATATTGAACGGCTTTATACTTCATATCTTAGCCGAATGGTTGATGCCGTCGATACTATGCAAGATATGGTTT TGTTGAAGGGCGGCAACAGTCACACAAATTAG